ttaaaaaaatcagacagaatgatgatggttttaaatattttgtgaCAAAGATAGGTGGAACAAAATCTTGTTGGAGCATATCAGAATGAATGGAGGGATTACAACAATGTTGAAATACCTTATTTAGACCCATAATTCCATAACAGGATTATTGACTTCCCTTATGAAGAACCATAAAGGTAGATACCTTGATCCTGGCCCAAAATCATATTCCTCCATAGATTCGagttagatttattttctaaaaagctACTCCATAGTTTTCTCTCATGTAAACAACAATTCAAAGATGCCAAAGCCCTCTATATCAAGACCATGgtttctctgtttttgttcAGTCAGTGAAGAACACATGCTCCTAGCAACAATGGCGAACCCATTAATCTACTTTACAAGCTGTACTCTGTTCCTATccattctcattattctcatcaAGTTCTTTAATAAAGTATGGTGGACTCCCATTCGCATCCAGTCTTTGATGAAGTCACAGGGAATCAGAGGCCCTTCTTACAGATTTCTGCATGGTAACACCAAAGAGATCTccaaaatgataagaaaaattagGAGCAGTCCCCAGGAATTACTACATCATACATTGCCCATGGTTCATCCCCACTTTTATTCATGGATCAAGCTCTACGGTAACAATCTTCTCATACTTTAGATATCAAGCAATATTCTTGCTTAAAATTAGATGAATTATAACTTCTTATATCAACAGAATGTCAGCAGAATTACATAAATTAACTTTGATTACATATTTCTGTACAGGGATGAACTTCCTTCAATGGTATGGTCCCCAAGCACAACTGATCATCACTGAACCGGAGCTGGTCAAACAAATATTGAGCAACAAAGATAGAGCGTACCCCAAAACGAAGGTCTCAAGTGAAATAAAGAAGCTCCTAGGGGATGGAATTGTCTTATCAGAAGGGGAAAAATGGGTTAAACTCAGGAAACTGGCCAACCATGCTTTCCATGGAGAGAGCATAAAAgtaaattcttgtttttgttttgaactgTGATCATGAAGCTGGCAGATATATAACTAAACTACTATTGAACTAGATAAACAGTACAAGCATATATGAAAGTCACCCACCTAGGGTAATTCCATCAACTACTAAGCACCGTTTTTATGCTCTGCAGGGTATGGTTCCAGAAATGATCGCCAGTTTAGAGATTATGCTTGAAAGATGGAGACACCGTCATAGCAAGGAGATAGATATATTTGTAGAGTTCAAGATTTTAACATCAGAAGTAATATCCAGGACGTCTTTTGGAAGCAGCTACTTGGAAGGGCAGCACGTATTTGATATGCTTACGAGAATGACTCACATTATTTCAGAAAACAATTACAGAGTTAGGATTCCTGGAATTGGGTAAACACCATATATGTGCTTGCATCGGCATAATCATGCCTGACATGAGTTTTTCCTTGGAGACAATTATCTTGCTGACGcgaaattttaaatcttttaattctgTCATTTTCAGGCTCCCACCTTTTCATTTATACAAGATTCTAATGTTGCAGAAATGAATggcatttttctatttttgcagAAAATTTGTTAAAGCAAGTTATgatattgaatttgaaaatctgGAAGCGAAGATAAGAAAATCATTCATGAACAtgatgaaaagaagagaaaaagacgCGCTGTTGGGAGAACTAGATGGCTATGGACATGATTTATTTGGATTGCTCCTAAAGGCGTATCATGATTCGGATGAGACCAAGAAAATATCATTAGATGACCTGATTGATCAGTGCAAGAATTTTTATCTAGCTGGGCAAGAAACATCAGCAAGCGCACTTACCtggattgtttttcttctaGCAGTCCACTCAGATTGGCAAGATAAAGCAAGGAAAGAGGTGCTTGAATTATTTGGCCTCCAAATTCCAAGTCAAGATCGCATTGCAAAATTGAAAATTGTAAGTGACCATTCCACCATAGCTAGCTTCTAACCAAAATTATGAACTTTGGAACATTATACCTCTTGATTCAGTTCTTTAACTAAATTTTCTGTCTCTTCTTTGTAGATGGGTATGGTTATTAATGAATCTCTAAGACTATATACTCCAAATGCTATTCTGATGAGGAGAGTTGAAAGGGAAACTAAATTGGGAAAAATAACTGTTCCAGCGAATACTGAAGTTTACATTTCAACTTTAGCAGTTCATCAAAATCCTGAAATATGGGGAGAAGATGCTCTTCTTTTTAAACCAGAGAGATTTGCAGACGGGGTGGTTAAAGCTACAAACAATAACATAGCTGCATTCATGCCATTTGGTCTGGGACCTCGAAATTGTGCGGGGATGAACTTTGCTATCACAGAGACAAAGTTAGCACTCTCTATGATCCTGCAACGTTACAGTTTTACTCTCTCACCAACTTATGCCCACTGCCCAACTGAAGTTCTAACAATGTGCCCCCAACATGGAGTTCAAGTCATTCTCCAACCATATGAACATATCGCTCTCAAAGTATAAGAGATTGACGTCTTCATTTTGGTAGCTAGATCAATCTTTTCAGTAAAATAAGATTCAGAACTGAATATCTATATAAACGCTACAACCGGTCCCCAATCACTTAGCTGAAATATATAAATGATCAGCAAAGCTACAGAATCGATGACGACTGAAAGGATGAGGAAATGTTATGTTAGTCTTTTGTCCGAACGTAACCTCAGGATATTTGATTCTATTTTATAGTCCGAACGTAACCTCAGGATATTTGATTCTATTTTATAGTCCGAACGTAACCTCAGGatatttgattctttttataaagtCTCCTTTATAAGTACATTTTTTCCTATAAGAAACTCACCAGATAACGCAGAAAGATGTAAGAAGAATACAAAACCAATTAGTTCAGATCTTGTCtaaaagaaacatatttttagCTTCTGCCAATACATACATACAGACGAGCTTGTTCTGTTTTTCAATCTTGAGCAGATACAACAAGAACACAAAAATGCAATCAAATTTAGTACAAAATGAATCAAAAAATGATTGGGCCATGCATCTCTTCCTGTTGTCCTACGGGTTGTTTCTAAATTGTCCATTCCTGTTGCTTCAAATAATACACATTCTgtatgttttgattttcaaaaagcaAAAAGTTGTTCTCTACCATTTTAAAATGTTCATTTACGATCCACTTCCCCCTAAACTTGATCTACTCTGATGTTTGGGACCAGCttctgtccttttttttttttttttttttattaatatgggtatTTGGGCTAGTttacgcgcacctcgactaatcccacgagtcctgaagttaacgatcatgtaagtttCTAGTGGCTTTGAGGTTTGTATAACTCGaacaagtaatttttaaaaaacaaacctagAACCTGATTAGTTGAGTTACACTCTTTATAGTTAGGACCAACTTCTGTCCTTTCTAGTACAGGTGCAcgttattatgttatttttcttgatgattgtgtcaaagaacc
This genomic stretch from Populus alba chromosome 19, ASM523922v2, whole genome shotgun sequence harbors:
- the LOC118040979 gene encoding cytochrome P450 CYP749A22, whose translation is MANPLIYFTSCTLFLSILIILIKFFNKVWWTPIRIQSLMKSQGIRGPSYRFLHGNTKEISKMIRKIRSSPQELLHHTLPMVHPHFYSWIKLYGMNFLQWYGPQAQLIITEPELVKQILSNKDRAYPKTKVSSEIKKLLGDGIVLSEGEKWVKLRKLANHAFHGESIKGMVPEMIASLEIMLERWRHRHSKEIDIFVEFKILTSEVISRTSFGSSYLEGQHVFDMLTRMTHIISENNYRVRIPGIGKFVKASYDIEFENLEAKIRKSFMNMMKRREKDALLGELDGYGHDLFGLLLKAYHDSDETKKISLDDLIDQCKNFYLAGQETSASALTWIVFLLAVHSDWQDKARKEVLELFGLQIPSQDRIAKLKIMGMVINESLRLYTPNAILMRRVERETKLGKITVPANTEVYISTLAVHQNPEIWGEDALLFKPERFADGVVKATNNNIAAFMPFGLGPRNCAGMNFAITETKLALSMILQRYSFTLSPTYAHCPTEVLTMCPQHGVQVILQPYEHIALKV